One genomic segment of Kordiimonas sp. SCSIO 12603 includes these proteins:
- a CDS encoding stimulus-sensing domain-containing protein, with amino-acid sequence MTRIMAVNVMALVILVGSVLYLNQFQRNLIEAEVESLTIQAEIIAGALGESASVGPEATEIDIAPARDIITRLVSPTENRARLFAPNGGLLADSQFLAGDKRLVEERLENIGYRAGFRERITESLHAFLDSFTRQPDVPPSIDRPSVRASDFLEVSTALEGELTTQLRVREDGNLVINIAVPVQRFRRVLGVMLLTAQTENIQKIVRAEQMLTVKIFLGTLIFTIFLSFFLGRTLVRPIRVLARAAERVRRGIGQEERIPEFAERMDEIGDLSRSLSDMTSALYRQIDGVERFAADVAHEIKNPLSSMRSALETIQMTDKPEVQQKLFGILEDDVKRIDRLITDISDASRVDAELTRGKMARIDLGVMLNMLADAYHTTACKDGTQLEYSEQEADVFVVKGIESRLGQVWRNLIDNALSFSPESGTVFISLSTKDRFVTLTVEDEGPGLPNGAENKVFKRFYSERPNSEEFGSHSGLGLSICKQVIEAHGGQIFAENRMNEEGNVMGACFRVRLPVGL; translated from the coding sequence ATGACCCGTATTATGGCGGTGAATGTGATGGCGCTTGTTATTCTTGTGGGTAGCGTTCTTTACCTGAACCAATTCCAGCGTAATCTTATTGAAGCTGAAGTGGAGAGCCTCACCATTCAGGCGGAAATTATTGCGGGAGCACTTGGAGAAAGCGCGTCTGTTGGGCCTGAGGCGACAGAAATTGATATCGCGCCAGCACGGGATATTATCACACGCCTTGTAAGCCCCACGGAAAATCGTGCACGCCTTTTTGCACCCAATGGCGGTTTGCTTGCGGATAGCCAGTTTCTTGCGGGCGATAAACGGCTTGTTGAAGAACGACTTGAAAATATTGGTTATAGAGCTGGTTTTCGGGAACGTATTACCGAAAGCCTTCATGCATTTCTTGATAGCTTCACACGGCAACCAGATGTGCCGCCTTCTATTGATCGTCCTTCGGTAAGGGCCAGTGATTTTCTTGAGGTGTCGACCGCGCTGGAAGGGGAACTTACAACTCAGCTGAGGGTACGTGAAGATGGTAACCTTGTAATTAACATTGCAGTGCCTGTTCAGCGTTTCAGGCGTGTACTGGGTGTCATGCTTCTCACGGCTCAAACCGAGAATATTCAGAAAATTGTTCGTGCGGAACAGATGCTGACAGTGAAGATTTTTCTCGGAACATTAATCTTTACAATTTTTCTATCCTTCTTCCTTGGCCGAACATTGGTGCGGCCAATTCGAGTTCTCGCTCGTGCTGCAGAACGGGTAAGGCGCGGCATTGGTCAGGAAGAGCGTATTCCTGAATTTGCTGAGCGTATGGATGAAATTGGCGACCTCTCCCGATCACTCTCTGATATGACCAGTGCTTTATACAGGCAAATTGATGGCGTGGAGCGATTTGCTGCAGATGTGGCTCACGAAATCAAAAATCCGCTTTCCAGTATGCGCAGTGCCCTTGAGACTATTCAGATGACTGATAAGCCAGAGGTACAGCAGAAACTGTTTGGTATCCTTGAGGATGATGTAAAGCGCATCGACAGATTGATCACTGATATTTCCGATGCGTCTCGGGTGGATGCGGAACTCACCCGAGGTAAGATGGCTCGAATTGATTTGGGTGTTATGCTCAATATGCTTGCAGACGCATACCATACAACAGCTTGCAAGGATGGCACCCAGCTTGAGTATTCTGAACAAGAAGCCGATGTGTTTGTTGTGAAAGGCATTGAAAGTCGCCTTGGACAGGTGTGGCGGAACCTTATCGATAATGCACTTAGTTTCAGCCCTGAAAGTGGCACTGTTTTCATAAGCCTCAGCACCAAGGATCGCTTTGTTACGTTGACCGTAGAAGATGAAGGCCCGGGGTTACCTAATGGGGCTGAAAATAAAGTCTTTAAGCGTTTCTATTCCGAGCGACCAAATAGTGAAGAATTTGGTAGCCATTCAGGACTTGGGCTGTCAATTTGTAAGCAGGTGATTGAGGCTCACGGCGGTCAAATATTTGCTGAAAACCGAATGAATGAAGAAGGCAATGTTATGGGGGCCTGTTTTAGAGTTCGATTGCCTGTTGGTCTATAG
- a CDS encoding DMT family transporter, translated as MTTDPQQMRKGMIMGAIATLIWGGWPVVTELAIEDNLSPYQVVLLRTLVAFPILLPFLFRGKNTIRAWGQVIFLTILAGAPYSLLVSTSFQYTNATHGGVIIPGTVLLFGLLSSHFILKDRLTRNRLLGGGAIITGLGLLAFGGSSGGDQASLLGDTLFFVGGLMWGTYTLMLRIWPTDAILLTARIALVSTFIMGIYYLFTNQPGLEALPTSTIIFQGLWQGALSGALAVILFSKGVALMGAAKATVINSLIPVISTVLAFFILNEIPNMLEAIGLIFILGGITIALYQKRQSPAFNADRT; from the coding sequence ATGACAACCGATCCACAGCAAATGCGCAAAGGCATGATAATGGGGGCTATTGCGACCCTCATTTGGGGTGGCTGGCCGGTTGTTACTGAACTTGCAATTGAAGACAATCTAAGCCCCTATCAAGTTGTTCTCCTCAGAACCTTAGTTGCTTTTCCTATTCTTCTACCTTTTCTGTTTCGCGGGAAAAATACGATCAGAGCATGGGGACAGGTGATTTTTCTCACCATCCTTGCCGGGGCGCCTTACAGCCTTCTGGTATCTACCAGCTTTCAATACACCAACGCTACTCATGGTGGGGTTATCATTCCTGGCACCGTTTTATTATTTGGGCTCCTCTCCAGCCATTTTATATTAAAAGACCGATTAACCAGAAATCGCCTTCTGGGTGGCGGCGCAATTATAACTGGATTAGGCCTTCTGGCTTTCGGGGGCAGTTCAGGCGGTGATCAAGCATCACTTCTCGGGGATACACTGTTTTTCGTAGGCGGTTTAATGTGGGGCACTTACACCTTAATGCTCAGGATATGGCCGACAGATGCCATTCTGCTAACAGCGCGAATTGCTCTTGTTTCCACCTTTATTATGGGGATCTATTATCTCTTTACAAACCAGCCAGGGTTAGAGGCGCTCCCCACCAGCACAATTATCTTTCAGGGGCTTTGGCAAGGTGCCTTATCTGGCGCGCTTGCTGTGATTTTATTCTCCAAGGGTGTCGCTTTGATGGGTGCGGCCAAAGCGACAGTTATCAATTCCCTTATTCCCGTGATATCGACGGTGCTGGCCTTTTTTATCCTGAATGAAATTCCCAACATGCTTGAAGCCATTGGGTTAATTTTCATTCTGGGAGGCATCACCATTGCGCTTTACCAAAAGCGACAAAGCCCTGCTTTCAACGCCGACAGAACTTAA
- a CDS encoding PepSY domain-containing protein — protein MQKHKHLNRWLWKWHIIAGLITLPLMILLAVTGIIYLFKGDYEDSVYSHLKQVEIGTETLPYADQLKAAQALAKQPITGVVLPTELTQATEFVSGMRRGKSTIYVNPYTGEALGAVKAADTLMMTVRKLHGELLLGKGGTYTVELAASWFVVLILTGIYVWWPSTGFALAGFFTVRTSKGKRIFYRDLHSVLAFWLSVFMLVLLSGAMPWTDIFGSQLKWVQAQTDTGYPKTWQRPAGLKSVAHGQPISLDAAVEITKRLGLKGQITIKFPKGTEGVISVSNRSLLLRHQEVLHFDQYSGDLIKRHTWDDVGILMDMRQVAMRLHQGEYGLISWYAVLLTALVFALSTLAGLISYIKRKPAGEWGLPKVPDHWRVGYGIVALLVILAAVFPLFGASVILIAAFEKLKSFKGV, from the coding sequence ATGCAAAAGCATAAACATCTGAACCGCTGGCTATGGAAATGGCACATTATTGCAGGGCTTATCACCCTGCCTTTGATGATCCTGCTTGCGGTAACCGGGATAATTTACCTGTTTAAAGGTGATTATGAGGATAGTGTTTACAGCCATCTTAAGCAGGTTGAGATTGGTACAGAAACCCTTCCCTATGCGGATCAATTGAAGGCGGCACAAGCCTTGGCTAAGCAGCCGATCACGGGTGTTGTTTTACCAACTGAGCTAACACAGGCGACAGAATTTGTTTCTGGTATGCGCAGAGGCAAAAGTACGATTTATGTGAATCCTTATACGGGTGAAGCTCTGGGCGCAGTGAAAGCTGCTGATACCCTGATGATGACTGTGCGTAAACTTCACGGTGAACTGCTGCTGGGGAAAGGCGGCACTTATACTGTTGAGCTAGCAGCCAGTTGGTTCGTCGTTTTGATCCTAACGGGCATTTATGTTTGGTGGCCATCAACTGGTTTTGCGCTGGCAGGGTTCTTTACGGTTCGGACCAGCAAAGGGAAACGGATTTTTTACCGTGATCTTCATTCTGTTCTGGCTTTTTGGCTTTCAGTTTTCATGCTGGTTTTGCTTTCCGGCGCGATGCCTTGGACCGATATTTTTGGATCTCAGCTTAAATGGGTTCAAGCCCAAACAGATACTGGATATCCCAAAACATGGCAGCGCCCGGCGGGTTTGAAATCAGTGGCTCACGGTCAACCAATATCGTTGGATGCGGCAGTGGAGATTACGAAAAGGTTAGGCTTGAAAGGGCAAATAACCATCAAATTCCCTAAGGGGACAGAAGGAGTTATATCTGTTTCTAACCGGTCATTGCTTTTGCGCCATCAGGAGGTGCTGCATTTTGACCAGTACAGCGGTGACCTTATCAAGCGCCATACATGGGATGATGTTGGTATCCTAATGGATATGCGGCAGGTGGCTATGCGTCTTCACCAAGGGGAATACGGCCTTATCAGCTGGTATGCGGTGTTACTGACCGCCCTTGTTTTTGCCCTCAGCACCCTGGCGGGGTTGATTTCATATATTAAACGGAAGCCTGCCGGGGAATGGGGATTGCCCAAGGTGCCTGACCATTGGCGTGTAGGGTATGGGATCGTCGCACTGCTTGTAATTCTAGCGGCTGTGTTTCCACTTTTTGGGGCGAGCGTGATATTAATTGCGGCGTTTGAAAAACTGAAGAGTTTTAAGGGTGTATAA
- a CDS encoding DNA-3-methyladenine glycosylase I, whose translation MRTFDELVEMAVAYRGSADEVLSLMPDILSAEEIKQMGDDRILAAMAQAVFQAGFSWKVIRNKWPGFEEAFEGFVPVRWKFMSDDDLDSLLKDTRIVRHGAKILSVRDNAILLCDLEYEYGSAAKCIAEWPQDDFAGLVEMLKKRGNRLGGNSGPYFLRSIGRDGWVLSRDVVQALIRDGVVDKNPTSKTALRAVQAAFSKCAAESGRPFAHISRALALSVGPNM comes from the coding sequence GTGCGTACGTTTGATGAACTTGTTGAAATGGCGGTGGCTTATCGGGGAAGTGCTGATGAAGTACTGAGCCTGATGCCAGATATCCTTTCAGCTGAAGAAATCAAGCAAATGGGTGATGACCGTATTTTAGCGGCGATGGCCCAAGCCGTTTTTCAGGCCGGTTTTAGCTGGAAAGTGATCCGTAATAAGTGGCCGGGCTTTGAGGAAGCGTTTGAAGGTTTTGTACCTGTACGTTGGAAATTTATGTCGGACGATGATCTGGATAGCTTGCTCAAAGATACACGTATCGTCCGGCACGGCGCCAAAATCCTTTCTGTACGAGACAACGCAATCCTGCTTTGTGATCTGGAATATGAATATGGTTCTGCCGCAAAATGTATTGCTGAATGGCCTCAGGATGATTTCGCAGGGCTCGTAGAAATGCTCAAGAAACGTGGAAACCGTCTTGGCGGTAATAGTGGCCCATATTTCTTGCGGTCTATTGGCCGGGATGGTTGGGTGCTTTCACGAGATGTGGTGCAGGCCCTGATAAGAGACGGCGTTGTGGATAAAAACCCGACATCGAAAACGGCCTTGCGCGCTGTACAGGCTGCATTCAGTAAATGTGCTGCAGAGAGCGGTCGGCCGTTTGCTCATATTTCTCGAGCACTTGCGCTTAGTGTTGGCCCCAACATGTAA
- a CDS encoding phosphoenolpyruvate carboxykinase, producing MGITGTGNQFWNLGTEALYEEAISRGEGKMAKGGALVVKTGKHTGRSANDKFTVRDEHTENTVDWGKVNRPMTSEQFDTLHEAFLEHIKGKDVFVQDLWGGSDPENRVAVRTIGEYAWHSLFCRTMLVRPEAAEQQEMNPQFTIINLPSFRANPETMGCRSETVIAVNFAKGLVLIGGTEYAGENKKSVFSILNYLLPEKGIMPMHCSANIGPDGDVAIFFGLSGTGKTTLSADSSRTLIGDDEHGWSDDSVFNFEGGCYAKMIRLSEEAEPEIYATTKRYGTVLENVVMDEHTRVLDLDDNTLAENTRGAYPIDFIPNTSEKNRGGKPKNIIMLTADAFGVLPPISKLTPEQAMYHFLSGYTAKVAGTEIGVKEPQATFSTCFGAPFMPRHPSVYGDLLRKKIAETGVNCWLVNTGWTGGEYGTGNRMPIKATRALLHAALDGSLNDAPMRKDENFGFDVPTEVPGVDTAILNPRGTWADKDAYDAKAKYLVELFVENFETFSDHVDDEVNAAAPKVA from the coding sequence ATGGGTATCACAGGCACTGGGAATCAATTTTGGAATTTAGGTACAGAAGCGCTTTATGAAGAAGCTATCAGCCGCGGTGAAGGCAAGATGGCAAAAGGCGGTGCTCTTGTTGTTAAAACAGGGAAGCATACTGGCCGTTCCGCAAATGATAAATTTACTGTTCGTGACGAACATACGGAAAATACGGTTGATTGGGGCAAAGTAAACCGCCCAATGACATCCGAGCAGTTCGATACACTGCACGAAGCATTTCTTGAGCACATCAAAGGTAAAGATGTATTTGTTCAGGATCTATGGGGTGGTTCTGACCCTGAGAACCGCGTTGCGGTTCGCACGATCGGTGAATATGCATGGCACAGCCTTTTCTGCCGCACCATGCTTGTGCGCCCGGAAGCTGCTGAACAGCAGGAAATGAACCCGCAGTTCACAATCATCAATCTACCAAGTTTTCGCGCGAACCCAGAGACGATGGGTTGCCGCAGCGAAACAGTGATTGCTGTGAACTTCGCCAAAGGCCTTGTGCTTATCGGCGGTACAGAATACGCAGGCGAGAATAAGAAATCTGTCTTCTCAATCCTTAATTACCTGCTGCCTGAAAAAGGCATTATGCCAATGCACTGTTCTGCCAACATTGGTCCTGACGGTGACGTAGCTATCTTCTTTGGTCTTTCTGGCACAGGTAAAACAACACTCTCAGCTGATAGCAGCCGTACCCTTATCGGTGATGATGAGCACGGCTGGTCAGACGATAGCGTGTTTAACTTCGAAGGTGGTTGTTACGCGAAAATGATCCGCCTGTCAGAAGAGGCAGAGCCAGAAATTTACGCAACAACAAAGCGTTACGGCACAGTACTAGAAAACGTTGTTATGGATGAACACACACGTGTGCTTGATCTGGATGACAACACACTGGCTGAAAACACTCGCGGCGCATACCCGATTGATTTCATCCCGAACACATCTGAAAAGAACCGTGGTGGGAAGCCTAAGAATATCATCATGCTAACAGCTGATGCTTTTGGCGTTCTACCTCCTATTTCAAAGCTCACACCTGAGCAGGCGATGTATCACTTCCTAAGCGGTTACACTGCAAAGGTTGCTGGCACAGAGATCGGTGTGAAAGAACCACAAGCTACTTTCTCAACCTGTTTCGGTGCACCGTTCATGCCGCGTCACCCAAGTGTATATGGTGATCTTCTCCGTAAGAAAATTGCGGAAACTGGTGTAAACTGCTGGCTTGTGAACACAGGCTGGACAGGCGGCGAATACGGCACTGGTAACCGTATGCCAATTAAGGCAACACGTGCGCTTCTGCACGCTGCACTTGACGGTAGCCTTAACGATGCGCCAATGCGCAAAGATGAAAACTTTGGCTTTGATGTACCGACAGAAGTTCCTGGCGTTGATACTGCAATCCTTAACCCACGTGGTACATGGGCTGATAAAGATGCTTATGATGCAAAAGCTAAGTATCTGGTTGAACTGTTTGTTGAAAACTTCGAAACATTCTCGGATCACGTGGATGATGAAGTAAACGCAGCAGCACCTAAAGTTGCTTAG
- the rapZ gene encoding RNase adapter RapZ — protein MTDTKPAKNSKRQLVIVTGLSGAGKSAALHAFEDIGFQAIDNLPLTMVAGLVNDAVAGAEESSLAIGVDSRTLHFSPEDFVGTIKQLRTCDDVNLHVLFMDASDEVLMKRFSETRRPHPLGEGQLLRAAIKQEREMMVIVRDYIDGILDTSARTGAETRRIIRRRFAGDNEPKLIVTFMSFGFSNGVPRDADLVLDVRFLRNPHYVEELRPFTGRDKKVSNYVRADEGFAPFLNKVEDLFDFLLPRYKDEGKSYLTIAFGCTGGRHRSVATAEALAARATGDNMAVNLYHRELIGDEKR, from the coding sequence GTGACTGATACTAAACCTGCGAAGAACAGTAAGCGTCAACTTGTCATTGTTACGGGCCTTTCTGGCGCCGGAAAATCCGCAGCTTTACACGCTTTTGAGGATATAGGTTTTCAGGCAATCGATAATTTGCCACTTACCATGGTTGCGGGATTGGTAAATGATGCAGTCGCTGGCGCTGAAGAAAGCTCACTGGCGATCGGTGTTGATTCGCGCACTTTGCATTTCTCGCCTGAAGACTTTGTAGGAACTATCAAGCAGCTACGCACATGCGATGATGTAAACCTGCATGTATTGTTTATGGATGCTTCAGACGAAGTGTTGATGAAGCGATTTTCTGAAACACGAAGACCACATCCGCTCGGGGAAGGACAGCTGCTGAGAGCAGCCATAAAGCAAGAGCGCGAAATGATGGTTATTGTGCGCGATTATATCGATGGTATTCTTGATACAAGTGCTCGAACAGGCGCTGAAACCAGACGTATTATTCGCCGAAGATTCGCTGGCGATAATGAACCAAAACTCATTGTAACCTTTATGTCGTTTGGCTTTTCCAATGGTGTACCACGTGATGCAGATTTGGTTCTGGATGTGCGCTTTCTCCGTAACCCTCACTATGTAGAAGAGCTACGCCCCTTCACGGGTAGGGATAAAAAGGTTTCCAACTATGTAAGGGCAGATGAAGGGTTTGCACCGTTTTTAAATAAGGTTGAGGACTTGTTTGATTTTCTATTGCCGCGCTATAAAGATGAAGGAAAATCATATTTGACCATTGCATTTGGGTGCACTGGTGGTCGCCACCGATCTGTAGCAACAGCAGAAGCACTTGCCGCACGCGCAACAGGCGATAATATGGC
- a CDS encoding response regulator transcription factor, which produces MTHSIALVDDDRNILTSVTIALEAEGFRVRTYPDGQKGWEALSKNPADLAVLDVKMPRMDGMELLRKLREVTDMPIILLTSKDEEIDQLLGLRMGADDYIGKPFSQRLLIERIRALLRRSEMRQQDKVEIPVEEEEESQMVRGKLVLDSLRHSVTWDGKDVTLTVTEFLILQTLAQHPGHVKSRDQLMDAAYSDDVYVDDRTIDSHIKRLRRKFRAVADDFTAIETLYGVGYRYKE; this is translated from the coding sequence ATGACGCATTCCATCGCACTTGTTGATGATGATCGCAATATTCTGACATCTGTTACAATCGCGCTTGAAGCGGAAGGTTTCCGTGTTCGCACGTACCCTGATGGGCAGAAAGGCTGGGAAGCCTTGTCGAAAAACCCAGCTGATCTAGCGGTTCTTGACGTAAAAATGCCGCGTATGGATGGTATGGAGCTTCTTCGGAAACTTCGGGAAGTAACTGATATGCCTATCATTCTCCTTACATCTAAGGATGAAGAGATTGATCAGCTTCTTGGGCTTCGGATGGGGGCGGATGATTATATTGGCAAGCCATTTTCTCAGCGTCTTTTGATCGAGCGAATCCGGGCTTTGTTACGTCGTTCTGAAATGCGTCAGCAGGATAAAGTGGAAATACCTGTTGAAGAGGAAGAAGAAAGCCAGATGGTGCGTGGCAAGCTTGTGCTTGATTCGCTCCGTCACAGCGTAACTTGGGACGGTAAAGATGTGACTCTTACGGTAACAGAGTTTCTCATTTTGCAAACGCTGGCTCAGCATCCAGGGCACGTAAAAAGCCGTGACCAATTGATGGATGCCGCTTATTCTGATGATGTATATGTAGATGACCGCACAATTGATAGCCACATCAAACGCCTGCGCCGTAAGTTCCGTGCGGTGGCGGATGATTTTACCGCTATTGAAACACTGTATGGTGTTGGTTACCGTTATAAAGAATAA
- a CDS encoding DnaJ domain-containing protein has protein sequence MASDYIKSFGFPRWGEYGLNKETEALQMCDYVGCNEVGPHPAPKSPGSNERWYFCKKHAAEYNRNWDFFQGMSDEEAQRHMHDSSESSDAFASAKTFEWGGAMDEDGFTSTEQSAFDTLEVDSTATQEEIKRQYRKLAKLYHPDTNPGDSVAAEKFHQVQQAYDLLREKNFPG, from the coding sequence ATGGCAAGCGACTATATTAAAAGTTTTGGTTTTCCTCGTTGGGGTGAATATGGCCTCAACAAAGAAACAGAAGCGCTCCAAATGTGTGATTATGTTGGCTGTAATGAGGTAGGACCTCATCCCGCGCCGAAATCCCCTGGTTCTAATGAACGCTGGTATTTCTGCAAAAAACATGCGGCGGAATATAACCGTAACTGGGATTTCTTCCAAGGTATGAGCGACGAGGAAGCTCAGCGCCACATGCATGATTCAAGTGAAAGCTCAGACGCGTTCGCAAGCGCCAAAACCTTCGAATGGGGCGGTGCGATGGATGAAGACGGTTTCACATCCACAGAGCAATCTGCATTCGATACGCTTGAGGTCGACAGCACAGCAACTCAGGAAGAAATTAAACGCCAATACCGGAAGCTTGCAAAGCTTTACCATCCTGACACCAATCCGGGCGATAGCGTGGCAGCGGAAAAGTTCCATCAAGTTCAACAAGCTTATGACCTGCTCCGCGAGAAAAACTTCCCTGGTTAA
- a CDS encoding TonB-dependent receptor produces the protein MKYLYLAAFAALPVLPAASALARTETEPSEANTDDIETITVIGEAAFKNATLGGTNLSELPLASHVVNRAEIDRLRFVDPDELLDRIPGETQVRNLRIPAGGKSYTVPLVDGLPLASPYNGATQDITTVNSFDIERVEVIKGPSSALFANNAFGGVINVVTRDAPEEFEGRVWAEAGSFDRRRAGVSAAGTFGDFGFFLDANTQNLDGLRDTFKNDRDQFSGKLIYSPSDATRVFVRYEHLNRDEVFPGDLRANEFFSDPTVVGRTASSNERTKSNAYSFKLEHDFGFGFLDFGAVRRIEDEQGDGRFSPPRDTADKSFDVRLSYRYDFKTSNLIIGGEIFDGDILTDEYAGDDIAMEGDVLTRSNSDLQIKSLFAQYSINLTDRLNITVGVRHEDITLRTEFLFDTTNDLNDGQIFERKFNNTSPKFGVTYDITDKIQIWGGYSRGFLPPDIGDLFLDRPEANPNLDAEKADHFEVGVRGNVGDVNINTSYYHTRIDNFLVTEDDGEVETVTNAGQVTVQGVESVIEYAPSDEWRFSATHTYAKNVYDIFFGPDDDGDNDLSGNRISRSPDHHLNVRAAWSPIENLVLEGEGDFYTGYYTRDDNSIDPDGKFTRGERLNFRASYSFGQWDIWFHALNLTDTLADRVSYSPPRGGRPGRRNFRIIDGRTFYGGIAFRF, from the coding sequence ATGAAATACCTTTATCTGGCTGCATTTGCGGCCTTGCCTGTGCTGCCTGCAGCAAGTGCTTTAGCACGGACTGAGACTGAACCATCTGAGGCGAATACCGATGATATTGAAACTATCACAGTGATTGGTGAAGCCGCTTTTAAAAACGCAACACTTGGCGGTACCAACCTCTCTGAGTTGCCGCTCGCGTCTCATGTTGTGAACCGGGCGGAAATTGATCGGTTGCGGTTCGTGGACCCAGACGAACTTCTGGACCGTATCCCTGGCGAAACGCAGGTGAGGAACCTGCGTATTCCGGCTGGTGGTAAAAGCTATACCGTACCGCTTGTAGATGGTTTGCCGCTCGCAAGCCCCTATAATGGTGCAACGCAAGATATCACCACTGTGAATTCGTTTGATATTGAGCGTGTTGAAGTGATCAAAGGCCCATCCTCAGCGCTGTTTGCCAATAATGCTTTTGGTGGTGTGATCAATGTGGTGACGCGTGATGCGCCTGAGGAGTTTGAGGGCCGTGTTTGGGCGGAAGCAGGGTCATTCGACCGCCGCCGAGCAGGCGTGAGTGCCGCAGGTACATTTGGTGATTTTGGATTCTTTCTTGATGCAAACACCCAAAATCTGGATGGCCTTAGAGATACATTTAAAAATGATCGTGATCAGTTCAGCGGAAAACTTATCTACAGCCCATCCGATGCTACTCGTGTTTTTGTGCGTTATGAACATCTAAACAGGGATGAAGTATTCCCCGGTGATTTGCGCGCCAATGAGTTTTTCTCTGATCCAACGGTGGTTGGTCGTACTGCGAGTTCTAATGAACGCACAAAATCCAATGCATACTCTTTCAAACTAGAGCACGATTTCGGCTTTGGTTTTCTTGATTTTGGTGCAGTAAGACGCATTGAAGATGAACAAGGTGATGGCCGCTTTTCTCCGCCGCGTGATACTGCCGACAAAAGCTTTGATGTAAGGCTGAGTTACCGATATGATTTTAAAACGTCAAACCTGATCATAGGTGGTGAAATCTTTGATGGTGATATCCTGACGGACGAATACGCTGGTGATGATATTGCGATGGAAGGTGATGTTCTTACCCGTTCTAACAGCGATCTTCAGATTAAATCTTTGTTTGCTCAGTACAGTATCAACCTGACAGACAGGTTGAACATCACCGTGGGTGTTCGCCATGAGGATATTACGCTCAGAACGGAATTTCTTTTTGATACCACTAATGACCTTAATGATGGTCAGATCTTCGAGCGGAAGTTTAATAACACATCGCCCAAGTTTGGCGTGACATACGACATCACGGATAAAATTCAGATTTGGGGTGGTTATTCTCGCGGTTTCTTGCCGCCTGATATTGGGGATTTATTTCTTGATCGTCCTGAAGCTAATCCAAATCTGGACGCTGAAAAAGCAGATCATTTTGAAGTTGGTGTACGCGGCAATGTTGGTGATGTGAATATCAACACATCCTATTATCACACGCGTATTGATAATTTCCTTGTAACAGAAGATGACGGCGAAGTTGAAACGGTGACTAACGCGGGGCAGGTAACTGTGCAGGGCGTGGAATCAGTTATTGAATATGCACCTAGTGATGAATGGCGTTTCAGCGCTACGCATACATATGCAAAGAACGTTTATGATATTTTCTTTGGTCCCGATGACGACGGTGACAATGATTTAAGTGGTAACCGCATCAGCCGTTCGCCTGATCACCATTTGAACGTACGGGCCGCTTGGTCGCCTATTGAAAATCTGGTTCTTGAAGGCGAAGGTGATTTCTATACCGGTTATTATACACGTGATGATAACTCTATTGATCCGGACGGTAAGTTTACCCGTGGGGAACGGCTTAATTTCCGCGCTTCCTACAGTTTTGGTCAGTGGGATATCTGGTTCCATGCCTTGAACCTGACGGATACGCTTGCTGACCGAGTAAGCTATAGCCCGCCGCGTGGTGGGCGCCCGGGGCGCAGGAATTTCCGCATTATTGATGGCCGTACTTTCTACGGCGGCATTGCATTCAGATTTTAA
- a CDS encoding HPr kinase/phosphorylase, which produces MQRVHGTVVDIAGSGVMLCGESGSGKSDLALRLIDRGACLVTDDQICLTSREKGVYATAPKAIRGYLEIRGLGVVSMPVTGGSYIRLIVHLTSALNVPRLPDREVEHILGAEIHCLKLNAFEHSTPIKIELALRDLSRIGGGGPGD; this is translated from the coding sequence ATGCAGAGAGTACACGGAACAGTGGTTGATATCGCGGGAAGCGGTGTCATGCTTTGTGGCGAATCCGGGAGTGGGAAATCCGATCTGGCTTTGCGGCTTATAGATCGAGGTGCCTGTCTGGTGACAGATGATCAAATATGCTTAACGTCTCGTGAGAAGGGCGTATATGCAACAGCGCCAAAAGCAATAAGGGGGTATCTGGAAATTAGAGGGCTGGGTGTTGTTTCAATGCCAGTTACAGGTGGCTCCTATATACGTCTTATTGTGCATTTAACCTCAGCATTAAATGTTCCGCGTCTGCCAGATAGGGAGGTTGAACACATCCTTGGAGCAGAAATTCACTGTTTAAAGTTAAATGCATTTGAACATTCCACTCCTATTAAAATAGAATTAGCGCTCAGAGATTTATCTCGTATTGGTGGGGGAGGGCCTGGTGACTGA